In Uranotaenia lowii strain MFRU-FL chromosome 2, ASM2978415v1, whole genome shotgun sequence, one genomic interval encodes:
- the LOC129745958 gene encoding fasciclin-3-like, protein MSRLVILSVVILASTGFSSALQVLTFPRTATVAENQKNVNLLCKIPGGESIDFCIVNVPGVKAPFASSDRLPTPVEGIKFYGEGWSKGSCGVTLDSIKPEHDGTFECSVSIKGQLYKGSIDIVVQVAPEPPKIEVSSNVDNSNGELDFGKPLTVRCISRNGWPGAKLSWYLDSTPVTTDLGGPFSETFNRRTTVQQYFRKPITVEDNRKRLICRAEHVAYPNGFMEVELPIKLRKSNGNENAIRVDETKVVPVKPTLPKLLVSSSTQTKDGAFRVGSDMVVQCISRDGKPAASFLWFLDDQLIYEGLSVPFLSSSFGRTTVQQVLQRKVLPGDNGKTLICKVRHPTGTSETRLKIATFN, encoded by the exons ATGTCGCGCTTGGTTATTTTATCGGTTGTGATTCTAGCATCAACAG gtttctCGAGTGCGTTACAAGTACTGACATTCCCGAGAACAGCAACGGTCGCAGAAAACCAGAAAAATGTGAACTTACTGTGCAAAATCCCTGGAGGAGAATCGATTGACTTCTGCAT TGTGAATGTTCCTGGAGTTAAGGCCCCTTTCGCTAGTTCAGATCGTCTACCGACACCAGTCGAGGGAATCAAATTCTATGGCGAGGGTTGGAGCAAAGGATCTTGTGGAGTTACCTTGGACAGTATCAAGCCGGAACATGACGGTACTTTTGAGTGTTCGGTATCAATCAAGGGTCAGCTGTACAAGGGTTCGATCGATATTGTGGTGCAAG TGGCCCCTGAGCCTCCGAAAATCGAGGTATCCAGCAATGTGGACAACAGCAATGGAGAGTTGGACTTCGGCAAACCACTAACAGTTCGATGCATCTCTCGAAATGGTTGGCCAGGTGCTAAACTTTCCTGGTACTTGGATAGCACTCCAGTCACCACCGATCTAGGAGGTCCTTTCTCTGAAACATTCAATCGACGAACGACAGTTCAACAGTACTTCCGGAAGCCTATCACAGTTGAGGACAACCGGAAACGCTTGATTTGTCGCGCCGAACATGTTGCATATCCTAATGGATTCATGGAAGTTGAGCTGCCCATCAAGCTTCGGAAAT cAAACGGTAATGAAAATGCCATTCGAGTTGATGAAACAAAAGTTGTTCCGGTGAAACCAACTTTGCCAAAGCTTTTGGTGTCCAGTAGTACCCAAACCAAGGACGGAGCCTTCCGAGTTGGATCGGACATGGTTGTTCAGTGCATTTCCAGAGACGGAAAACCAGCTGCCAGCTTTCTCTGGTTCTTGG ATGATCAACTGATCTACGAGGGGCTGTCTGTTCCGTTTCTGTCTTCGAGCTTCGGAAGAACCACTGTCCAGCAGGTGCTGCAGCGAAAGGTTCTGCCCGGCGATAATGGTAAAACGCTCATCTGCAAGGTTCGTCATCCAACGGGAACGAGTGAAACGCGGCTGAAAATTGCGACTTTCAATTAG